In bacterium, a single window of DNA contains:
- a CDS encoding porin family protein, with protein MDRRSQSRHRNPNPVTRFFREGRPFPSERRTRSRVRFAPIVALAALALLGGAGSAQANSRFDRIMAENGDYARSGLYVGGGLVGGFTTRLEGQLTEIPGVNNVEVDPSFGLAGRLGARITPHLALEAHYEWMEDFETSVDGTEISETRTQALTGDVKGYLATGRVQPYLSAGLGFLSARSDDPVSTFQKTDTDFAARFGGGVEFYVTENIGLSVDTGYVLPTGDVEDLDYVSVGAGVFFRF; from the coding sequence ATGGACCGTCGATCGCAATCCCGCCACCGGAATCCGAATCCCGTGACCCGCTTCTTCCGGGAGGGGCGACCCTTCCCGAGCGAGCGACGGACGCGGTCCCGCGTGCGGTTCGCACCGATCGTGGCGCTGGCCGCGCTGGCGCTGCTCGGCGGCGCGGGGTCCGCGCAGGCCAACAGCCGATTCGATCGCATCATGGCGGAGAACGGCGACTACGCCCGCTCGGGTCTCTACGTCGGCGGCGGCCTGGTCGGTGGCTTCACGACGCGGCTCGAGGGGCAGCTGACGGAGATCCCGGGCGTGAACAACGTGGAGGTCGATCCTTCGTTCGGCCTCGCAGGCCGGCTCGGTGCGCGCATCACGCCGCACCTCGCCCTCGAGGCGCACTACGAGTGGATGGAGGACTTCGAGACGTCGGTGGACGGAACGGAGATCTCGGAGACGCGCACGCAGGCGCTCACCGGCGACGTGAAGGGCTATCTCGCGACCGGGCGCGTCCAGCCCTACCTCTCGGCCGGACTCGGATTCCTGAGCGCGAGATCCGACGACCCGGTCTCGACGTTCCAGAAGACCGACACCGATTTCGCGGCTCGCTTCGGCGGCGGTGTCGAGTTCTACGTGACCGAGAACATCGGCCTCTCCGTCGACACGGGCTACGTGCTTCCGACCGGCGACGTCGAGGACCTGGACTACGTCTCCGTGGGCGCAGGCGTATTCTTCCGGTTCTGA
- a CDS encoding MAPEG family protein, translating into MNATDLLRPAFLLAAWTLVITAWMFVTRIPTMAKLKIDPQDARDTSRLNDLLPHEVQRVARNYNHLFEQPTLYYAVVLMIATIGAVDELHVACSWAFMGLRVAHSCVQATIDVVPIRFGLFLLAWIVLAVLILRALVGLF; encoded by the coding sequence ATGAACGCGACCGATCTCCTTCGCCCTGCCTTCCTGCTCGCCGCCTGGACCCTGGTGATCACGGCCTGGATGTTCGTGACGCGGATCCCGACGATGGCGAAGCTGAAGATCGATCCGCAGGACGCGCGCGACACTTCGCGCCTGAACGACCTGCTCCCCCACGAAGTGCAGCGGGTCGCGCGGAACTACAACCATCTCTTCGAGCAGCCGACGCTCTACTACGCGGTCGTGCTCATGATCGCGACGATCGGCGCCGTCGACGAACTCCACGTCGCCTGCTCGTGGGCGTTCATGGGGCTGCGCGTCGCTCACTCCTGCGTCCAGGCGACGATCGACGTCGTGCCGATCCGCTTCGGGCTCTTCCTGCTCGCCTGGATCGTGCTGGCGGTGTTGATCCTGCGCGCCCTCGTCGGACTCTTCTAG
- a CDS encoding alpha/beta hydrolase, which yields MPRADKLLPIDRSLPEDLFPGMELTDEHRERLDIEERFVPGPKGAPDVRVLVYRPKDAEGALPLLVHFHGGAFCFLHPETFAGMEANWSMNHHCVLVSVDYRLAPEHPYPAAPEDCYAALLWAADNADALGADLDRLVVTGGSAGGALTAAITLMARDRGGPEISYQAMMIPVIDDRLNTPSMGQAGPGTPGFNAAAAEGMWLHYLGEDFDREKTPAYAAPGRAEDLSGLPPAFIQTNGLDPLRDEGIQYGLDLLAAGIEVELYNCPGAYHGADPLDPRTAGVAFTVYNAALGAALNPDAPTSGF from the coding sequence ATGCCCCGCGCCGACAAGCTCCTACCGATCGATCGCAGCCTGCCCGAGGATCTGTTCCCCGGGATGGAGCTGACCGACGAGCACCGCGAGCGACTCGACATCGAAGAGCGCTTCGTCCCCGGCCCGAAGGGCGCCCCGGACGTCCGCGTTCTCGTCTATCGCCCGAAGGATGCGGAGGGCGCGCTGCCGCTCCTCGTCCATTTCCACGGCGGCGCGTTCTGCTTCCTCCATCCCGAGACCTTCGCCGGAATGGAGGCGAACTGGTCGATGAACCACCACTGCGTCCTCGTCTCCGTCGACTACCGGCTCGCGCCGGAGCACCCCTACCCCGCCGCGCCCGAAGACTGTTATGCGGCCCTGCTCTGGGCCGCAGACAACGCCGACGCGCTCGGCGCCGATCTCGACCGCCTGGTCGTGACCGGGGGGAGCGCCGGCGGCGCCCTCACGGCGGCGATCACCCTGATGGCACGAGACCGGGGAGGACCGGAGATCAGCTACCAGGCGATGATGATTCCGGTGATCGACGACCGCTTGAACACGCCCTCGATGGGTCAGGCGGGGCCGGGGACCCCGGGGTTCAACGCGGCCGCCGCCGAGGGCATGTGGCTCCACTATCTGGGCGAGGACTTCGACCGCGAGAAGACGCCGGCCTACGCGGCGCCGGGTCGGGCGGAGGACCTGAGCGGACTCCCGCCGGCCTTCATCCAGACGAACGGCCTCGACCCGCTCCGGGACGAAGGCATCCAGTACGGACTCGACCTGCTCGCCGCCGGGATCGAAGTCGAGCTCTACAACTGCCCCGGCGCCTATCACGGCGCCGATCCCCTCGATCCGCGGACCGCCGGAGTCGCGTTCACCGTGTACAACGCCGCCCTCGGCGCGGCGCTGAACCCCGACGCCCCGACGTCGGGCTTCTGA
- a CDS encoding nuclear transport factor 2 family protein codes for MALTRERAEAVFAAYSERHARCDLAGVLALFAPDATVEDPVGAPGYVGLDAIEGFYSGTQARNGPMTIERAGALLVGGDELAVHVRAELEAAGAPPAMDVIYVIAVDEAGRIRSLRAWY; via the coding sequence GTGGCGCTGACCAGGGAACGGGCCGAGGCGGTCTTCGCGGCCTACAGCGAGCGACACGCTCGTTGCGACCTCGCCGGGGTCCTGGCGCTGTTCGCTCCGGATGCGACGGTCGAGGATCCCGTCGGCGCACCGGGCTACGTCGGTCTCGACGCGATCGAGGGGTTCTATTCGGGGACGCAGGCTCGGAACGGTCCGATGACGATCGAGCGGGCGGGCGCGCTGCTCGTCGGGGGCGACGAGCTCGCGGTGCACGTCCGGGCCGAGCTCGAGGCGGCGGGCGCGCCTCCGGCGATGGACGTGATCTACGTGATCGCCGTCGACGAGGCGGGTCGGATCCGTTCGCTTCGGGCGTGGTACTAG
- a CDS encoding phosphotransferase family protein codes for MSEVRGLDLPAIRSWLAENVEGADAELSFELVAAGGSNLTYVVERPDGHRWALRRPPERARIATAHEMGREWRIIEALHAHPECGIPVPDAVAYCEDVSVIGAEFYVMGFAEGRILRGPEDAKDMDADACRTAAESLIDVQVAMAKLDADAVGLGDLGRRDAYVERQLARWLRQFEASKGRELPVVYELHETLSKHVPAQQGCGLVHGDYRFDNTVLGRDFRIRAVLDWELCTLGDPVADFVWSVLYWTDPDEEHDFGSPSPTRHPAFPRRAEAIAMYADRSGFDLSQVDYYRAFSWWKMACLVEGVAARLRAGAAGGLGGGTDVDHVLARVDRMLENAVACAGNL; via the coding sequence ATGAGCGAGGTGCGAGGACTCGACCTGCCCGCGATCCGGTCCTGGCTCGCGGAGAACGTCGAAGGAGCGGACGCCGAGCTCTCCTTCGAGCTCGTCGCCGCCGGCGGCTCGAACCTGACCTACGTGGTCGAGCGCCCCGACGGGCATCGCTGGGCGCTTCGCCGCCCGCCGGAGCGGGCGCGGATCGCGACGGCGCACGAGATGGGTCGCGAGTGGCGGATCATCGAGGCGCTCCACGCCCACCCGGAATGCGGCATCCCGGTTCCGGATGCGGTCGCCTACTGCGAGGACGTCTCGGTGATCGGGGCCGAGTTCTACGTGATGGGCTTCGCCGAGGGACGGATCCTCCGTGGTCCGGAGGACGCGAAGGACATGGACGCGGACGCCTGCCGGACGGCCGCCGAGTCCCTGATCGACGTACAGGTCGCGATGGCGAAGCTCGACGCGGACGCCGTCGGACTCGGCGATCTCGGTCGGCGCGACGCCTACGTCGAGCGACAGCTCGCGCGCTGGCTTCGTCAGTTCGAGGCGTCGAAGGGTCGCGAGCTGCCGGTCGTCTACGAGCTCCACGAGACGCTCTCGAAGCACGTGCCCGCGCAGCAGGGCTGCGGCCTGGTCCACGGCGACTACCGCTTCGACAACACCGTGCTCGGGCGCGACTTCCGGATCCGCGCCGTCCTCGACTGGGAGCTCTGCACCCTGGGCGACCCCGTCGCCGACTTCGTGTGGTCCGTGCTCTACTGGACCGACCCCGACGAGGAGCACGACTTCGGCTCGCCCTCGCCGACGCGCCACCCGGCCTTTCCGCGCCGCGCCGAGGCGATCGCGATGTACGCCGACCGCTCCGGCTTCGACCTCTCGCAGGTCGACTACTACCGGGCCTTCAGCTGGTGGAAGATGGCCTGCCTCGTCGAAGGGGTCGCCGCGCGTCTCCGAGCCGGGGCCGCGGGGGGCCTCGGCGGCGGAACCGACGTCGATCACGTACTCGCCCGGGTCGACCGGATGCTCGAGAACGCGGTGGCGTGTGCGGGGAACCTGTAG